One window from the genome of Leuconostoc suionicum encodes:
- a CDS encoding glycerophosphodiester phosphodiesterase has translation MRFILGLCALISGMLFTKIVNSEAGSVEPPSMLEKVVLTQIENGSVGQTPHSGYVNGSYYKAAEPANGYLDDGTGKYFFKDGKRQSGLQTVDSKTYYFDSVTNLAVKNQLKSVDKHTYYFASDGSVQYRVNGNFQTKLIAHRGASNLAPENSIPAFQLAKGSYGAETDIWLTKDKQWIVSHDGTIDRMTNGHGAIKDLTLAQIKQYHIDSGVNVGKYQSLTLPTLKEYLTEMSNNNLRPIIEIKQPASQMSDSDVQNLIAAVKNAGLYNNSTIISLQCEALKHVYALDKKISLELLWDSASDPVQLSEKLNELGPKAGLDINGKKLTSQTIQALRQQGRRLNVWTISPSDFPYYIGLGVDEITTDANSFSLN, from the coding sequence ATGAGATTTATTTTAGGTTTGTGTGCATTAATATCGGGCATGCTTTTTACCAAAATTGTGAATTCGGAAGCGGGCTCAGTGGAGCCACCTTCAATGCTAGAAAAAGTAGTGCTAACACAAATTGAGAATGGCTCGGTAGGCCAAACGCCACACTCTGGTTATGTGAACGGCAGTTATTATAAGGCAGCTGAACCGGCTAACGGTTATTTAGATGATGGAACTGGAAAGTATTTTTTTAAAGATGGCAAACGTCAAAGTGGTTTACAAACAGTTGATTCAAAAACTTATTATTTTGATTCAGTAACAAATCTTGCTGTTAAAAATCAATTGAAGTCAGTTGATAAGCACACGTATTACTTTGCTTCGGATGGTAGTGTTCAATACCGTGTTAATGGTAATTTTCAAACAAAGTTAATTGCTCATCGTGGTGCTTCAAATTTAGCCCCTGAGAATTCAATACCAGCTTTTCAATTAGCTAAGGGTAGTTATGGTGCTGAAACAGATATTTGGCTCACAAAAGACAAGCAGTGGATTGTCAGCCATGATGGCACTATTGATCGTATGACTAATGGTCATGGCGCCATTAAAGATTTAACATTAGCTCAGATTAAACAATATCACATTGACTCTGGTGTTAATGTTGGAAAATATCAATCACTAACTTTGCCAACTTTAAAAGAGTATTTAACTGAGATGTCTAATAATAATTTACGGCCAATTATTGAAATCAAACAGCCTGCTAGTCAAATGAGCGATAGTGATGTTCAAAATTTAATTGCTGCAGTCAAGAATGCAGGATTGTATAATAACAGTACGATAATTAGCCTGCAGTGTGAAGCCTTAAAACATGTATATGCGCTAGACAAAAAGATTTCGCTGGAACTTTTATGGGATTCGGCTAGTGATCCAGTGCAGTTGTCTGAAAAATTAAACGAATTAGGACCCAAAGCGGGGCTAGATATTAATGGAAAAAAATTAACGAGCCAAACAATTCAAGCGCTCAGACAGCAAGGACGACGACTAAATGTTTGGACAATATCGCCGTCAGACTTCCCTTATTATATTGGACTAGGTGTTGATGAAATTACGACGGATGCTAATAGTTTTAGTTTAAACTGA
- the ruvA gene encoding Holliday junction branch migration protein RuvA produces MYEYINGLITNITPSYIVIASRSGVGYRLYSANPYRFEENVESHVYVQQIVRENDISLYGFIDADEKALFNKLLNVSGIGPKSALAILANGDAEGLISAVENDNVAYLTQFPGVGKKTAQQIVLDLKGKLDELASKTGMINASSNPEQSQALDDALEALLALGYTAKDVKAVAQIIGRNSDTTDGYIRSALKLLVK; encoded by the coding sequence ATGTATGAGTATATTAATGGGCTAATTACAAATATCACACCATCGTATATTGTGATTGCATCCCGAAGTGGCGTGGGATATCGTCTGTACAGTGCTAATCCTTACCGTTTTGAGGAGAATGTGGAATCACATGTCTATGTGCAGCAAATTGTTCGTGAAAATGACATCAGTTTATATGGATTCATTGACGCTGATGAGAAAGCCTTATTTAATAAGCTATTAAATGTTTCAGGGATTGGACCTAAAAGTGCCTTAGCTATTTTGGCAAATGGGGATGCCGAGGGCCTTATTAGTGCAGTTGAAAATGATAATGTGGCTTATTTGACACAATTCCCTGGTGTCGGAAAGAAAACGGCTCAGCAAATTGTTTTGGATTTGAAAGGTAAGTTGGATGAGTTAGCATCTAAAACAGGTATGATTAATGCTTCAAGTAATCCAGAACAATCTCAAGCTTTAGATGATGCACTTGAAGCACTATTAGCACTTGGCTACACAGCTAAAGATGTGAAAGCAGTTGCCCAGATTATTGGTCGCAATAGCGATACTACAGATGGATATATTCGCTCAGCTTTAAAGCTGTTGGTTAAATAA
- a CDS encoding deoxynucleoside kinase, which produces MVIITAGMIGVGKTTLTSLIAEHMNTKAFYEPVGDNPVLPLYYSDPKQYGFLLQIYFLNRRFDMIKQALADDNNVLDRSIYEDALFTEENHKDGNISDSEMDVYTSLLDNMMAELQKMPKKAPDLMVYAETDFETILYRIKKRGRDYEQFDNNEGLRSYYYKMWSAYRDWFDAYDASPKIKIDLQTYDLEQADNQKIILEQIDDALKAIR; this is translated from the coding sequence ATGGTGATTATTACTGCGGGTATGATCGGTGTTGGTAAAACAACACTCACAAGTTTGATTGCAGAGCATATGAACACGAAAGCATTTTATGAACCGGTAGGCGATAATCCCGTTTTACCGCTTTATTACTCCGATCCAAAGCAATATGGTTTCTTGTTGCAAATATACTTTTTAAATCGTCGTTTTGACATGATTAAGCAAGCATTGGCGGACGATAATAATGTGCTTGATCGTTCAATTTATGAAGATGCCTTGTTCACAGAAGAAAACCACAAAGATGGTAATATCTCTGACTCTGAGATGGACGTTTATACCAGCCTATTAGATAATATGATGGCTGAACTACAAAAAATGCCTAAAAAAGCTCCTGATTTGATGGTATATGCTGAAACTGATTTTGAAACCATTTTATACCGTATTAAAAAGCGTGGTCGTGATTATGAACAATTTGATAATAACGAAGGTTTAAGATCCTATTATTACAAAATGTGGTCAGCTTATCGTGATTGGTTCGATGCTTATGATGCATCTCCAAAGATTAAAATCGATTTGCAGACTTATGATCTTGAGCAAGCAGATAACCAAAAGATTATTTTGGAACAAATTGATGATGCACTAAAAGCCATTCGATAA
- the mscL gene encoding large-conductance mechanosensitive channel protein MscL — MLSEFKAFIMRGNVLDLAVGVIIGGAFTGLVKSLTTNLISPIIAFATGGTTDLDQLQLVITKTLTFKYGAFLNDVINFLITAFVVFLIVKFINRLFKANKQEEAKANPELEILTEIRDLLDAEKKA; from the coding sequence ATGTTATCGGAATTCAAAGCTTTTATTATGCGAGGAAATGTACTTGACTTGGCAGTTGGTGTCATTATTGGTGGTGCCTTTACTGGGTTGGTTAAGTCATTAACAACTAACTTAATCAGTCCAATCATTGCATTTGCAACTGGCGGAACAACAGACTTAGACCAATTGCAACTTGTCATTACAAAGACGTTAACATTTAAATATGGTGCTTTCTTAAATGACGTAATTAATTTTTTGATTACTGCTTTCGTTGTATTTCTGATTGTTAAGTTTATTAACCGCTTGTTTAAAGCTAACAAACAAGAAGAAGCAAAAGCTAACCCTGAATTAGAGATTTTGACAGAAATCCGTGATTTGTTAGATGCTGAGAAAAAAGCTTAA
- a CDS encoding ABC transporter permease, with amino-acid sequence MDFIKRAGLYLRQKIGRTALITLVMSAIMIFVLAGIIIQSAAIQATNSAKNSAGTTVTLSADREKAFASMRKSQSSSSSSSSSSSNAAPAAITMPSVKIKTAEKIAALSNVAGYQYSNSASVNASGFSAVTTSSSSGGGQGGFSGSSNSGDITISGVSTTAAETNFKSKSYKITSGRGITAADKNTNNVVIESELATSNSLKVGSTIKVKTTDDDSKTYTLNVVGIYKAKTSTSSQGGPNMSDPSNTIYSSYTFAGTVNGDTTSVTSVVYTLTDSSKEKAFTKQAKKLISSSFSLTSSSETYALLMKPMKNVQSFANKIVWIVGIAGTIILALITVLMIRERRHEIGVLMALGESKFKIVLQLFSELFAVLVLSLVIAGVAGNFVGNAVGKQLVSQQTTATQSTSTGAGFGGGGQQPGGGGGTAPSGAGRSGQTSMTASGSQVSTLKTKISAKSMAELGGLGLGIIAIAVVAGSTPIFRLKPKKILSNE; translated from the coding sequence ATGGATTTTATCAAACGTGCTGGGCTCTATTTACGGCAAAAAATAGGGCGTACAGCGTTGATCACACTGGTGATGAGTGCCATTATGATATTTGTATTGGCAGGTATCATCATTCAAAGTGCTGCTATTCAAGCAACGAATAGTGCTAAAAATTCGGCAGGTACGACGGTTACTTTAAGTGCAGACCGTGAAAAAGCTTTTGCCTCAATGCGCAAAAGTCAAAGCAGCTCGTCTTCATCAAGTAGCTCATCGTCGAATGCAGCACCGGCTGCCATTACAATGCCAAGTGTAAAAATTAAAACGGCTGAAAAAATTGCTGCTTTGAGTAATGTGGCAGGTTATCAATATAGTAATAGTGCTTCAGTAAACGCTAGTGGCTTTTCGGCGGTTACAACATCTTCGTCAAGTGGCGGTGGTCAAGGTGGATTCAGTGGTTCATCAAACAGCGGTGATATAACAATTAGCGGTGTGTCAACAACAGCTGCCGAAACGAATTTCAAATCAAAAAGTTATAAAATCACATCAGGTCGCGGTATTACCGCCGCTGATAAAAATACTAATAATGTTGTGATTGAAAGTGAATTGGCAACAAGCAACAGCTTAAAAGTTGGCAGCACTATTAAGGTTAAAACGACAGATGATGATTCAAAAACGTATACGTTAAATGTTGTGGGTATTTACAAAGCAAAAACATCAACATCAAGTCAAGGTGGACCAAATATGAGTGATCCATCAAATACAATTTATTCAAGTTATACATTTGCAGGAACAGTTAATGGTGACACAACATCTGTAACCAGCGTTGTTTACACATTAACAGATTCATCTAAAGAAAAGGCATTTACAAAGCAAGCTAAGAAGCTAATTTCAAGCAGTTTCAGTTTGACATCTAGTTCTGAAACTTATGCTTTGTTGATGAAGCCTATGAAGAATGTTCAAAGTTTTGCCAATAAGATTGTTTGGATTGTTGGTATTGCTGGTACGATTATTTTGGCATTAATTACCGTTTTGATGATTCGAGAACGTCGTCATGAGATTGGTGTCTTGATGGCATTAGGGGAAAGTAAGTTTAAAATTGTGCTTCAACTTTTCTCAGAATTATTTGCGGTATTAGTATTGTCTCTAGTGATTGCAGGAGTTGCTGGAAACTTTGTAGGAAATGCGGTAGGGAAGCAACTTGTTTCACAACAAACTACTGCTACGCAATCAACTAGCACTGGCGCTGGGTTTGGTGGTGGTGGACAACAACCAGGGGGTGGCGGTGGAACAGCACCTTCTGGCGCTGGTAGAAGTGGTCAAACTAGTATGACAGCTAGTGGCAGTCAAGTAAGCACCCTAAAAACAAAGATTAGCGCAAAGTCAATGGCTGAACTTGGTGGCCTAGGTTTGGGAATCATAGCGATTGCTGTCGTCGCTGGATCAACACCAATTTTCCGCTTAAAGCCAAAAAAGATTTTGTCAAATGAATAA
- a CDS encoding ABC transporter ATP-binding protein, which yields MTLAIKDLTHQYNAQEKPLYEHINMSFEPKTLYSIVGQSGSGKTTLLSFLAGLDTPSEGTITLDGEDISKYGLTKYRNQKVAIIFQSYNLLNYMTAAQNVSSALSMTKSKHTGDKDYIYATLEKLGINRTLADKNVQQLSGGQQQRVAIARALAVDAKIVIADEPTGNLDEENTQEVIKIFQELAHEVGKTVILVTHEPNVAQAADVQISLKNRQFTIVE from the coding sequence ATGACATTGGCAATAAAAGATTTAACACATCAATATAATGCACAAGAAAAGCCACTATATGAACATATCAATATGTCATTTGAACCGAAAACATTGTACAGTATCGTCGGACAATCTGGTTCTGGTAAAACAACATTACTTAGTTTTTTAGCAGGTTTAGACACACCATCCGAGGGGACGATTACGCTAGATGGTGAGGATATTAGTAAGTATGGATTAACCAAATACCGGAATCAAAAGGTTGCGATCATTTTCCAATCATATAATCTCTTAAATTATATGACAGCCGCACAAAATGTATCATCAGCGTTATCGATGACCAAATCAAAGCATACAGGCGACAAGGATTATATTTATGCAACCTTGGAGAAACTTGGTATTAACCGCACGCTGGCAGATAAAAATGTTCAGCAGTTGTCAGGTGGGCAGCAACAACGAGTGGCCATTGCTCGAGCTTTGGCTGTGGATGCTAAAATAGTTATTGCTGATGAGCCAACAGGTAATCTGGATGAGGAAAATACACAAGAAGTCATCAAAATTTTCCAAGAACTGGCACATGAAGTTGGTAAAACAGTTATTTTAGTTACACACGAACCCAATGTGGCTCAAGCAGCCGATGTGCAAATTAGTTTGAAAAATCGTCAGTTCACAATTGTAGAATAA
- a CDS encoding ECF transporter S component, with protein MINQKTRYFVITTLFIAIVFLQIFVPWLGLLPLGAFVVGASVTIIQFTVAISSIILGPKYGAIVGCWWGLLSFANAITHPGTIGSLMFQNPLTAIIPRVLIGLIVGYLFNKLLRNQSTAIRTVGLGVLGTTAALINTAGVVLLTTLGFTVMHTNFTGVPTHNILAWLISIVSFNALFEMIVGFILVSVIGSVLLPIAERANIIG; from the coding sequence ATGATTAATCAAAAAACACGTTATTTCGTAATAACGACACTTTTTATCGCAATTGTATTTTTACAAATTTTTGTTCCTTGGCTTGGATTATTGCCCCTTGGTGCATTTGTGGTTGGCGCTTCAGTGACGATTATTCAATTTACCGTTGCCATTTCTAGCATTATTTTGGGTCCAAAATATGGCGCAATTGTTGGCTGCTGGTGGGGTTTATTATCATTTGCAAATGCCATAACCCACCCAGGAACGATAGGTTCTTTAATGTTTCAGAATCCCTTGACTGCCATTATCCCACGTGTTTTAATTGGTTTGATTGTTGGCTATCTCTTTAATAAGCTATTACGAAACCAGTCTACAGCGATTCGGACAGTTGGGTTAGGGGTATTAGGTACAACAGCAGCTTTAATCAACACAGCAGGAGTTGTTTTGCTAACCACATTAGGTTTTACTGTTATGCACACTAATTTCACGGGTGTACCAACGCATAACATCTTAGCTTGGCTGATCAGCATTGTCTCATTTAATGCCTTGTTTGAAATGATTGTAGGTTTTATTTTAGTTAGTGTAATCGGTAGTGTATTGTTACCAATAGCGGAAAGAGCGAATATAATAGGATAG
- a CDS encoding ECF transporter S component: MTNNKTKYLVVTTFFMAIILLQVLIPWLGYIPLGAVIVGAQPTIIQFTVAIAAILLGARWGAFIGGFWGLLTFWQAWSTPGSIGSLMFQNPFTAFIPRILVGLVIGMAFNKWLRNKNLGVRTLGLGFLGGLAALINTVGVVLLTVIGFTVMRTNFTGIPNHNLLGWLLGIVSFNSIFEIITGIILVAAIGNALVPIAERAGIKG, translated from the coding sequence ATGACCAACAATAAGACAAAATATTTGGTAGTTACAACTTTCTTTATGGCAATTATCTTATTACAAGTACTGATTCCTTGGCTTGGGTATATACCGCTCGGTGCTGTTATTGTAGGTGCACAACCAACAATCATACAGTTCACCGTAGCTATCGCTGCAATTCTTTTAGGAGCACGTTGGGGTGCCTTTATTGGTGGCTTCTGGGGGTTATTAACTTTTTGGCAAGCTTGGTCGACACCGGGTTCTATTGGTTCATTAATGTTTCAAAATCCTTTTACGGCGTTTATACCTCGTATTTTGGTAGGGCTGGTAATTGGTATGGCGTTTAATAAGTGGTTACGCAACAAAAATTTAGGTGTTCGTACGCTTGGATTAGGATTCTTGGGTGGACTAGCCGCTTTGATTAATACAGTTGGAGTGGTGCTACTTACTGTCATCGGTTTTACGGTGATGCGCACGAATTTCACCGGCATACCCAATCACAATTTATTAGGCTGGCTATTAGGCATCGTGTCGTTTAACAGCATTTTTGAAATTATTACTGGAATCATTTTGGTAGCTGCCATTGGGAATGCTTTGGTCCCCATTGCTGAAAGAGCTGGGATAAAAGGGTAG
- a CDS encoding cell wall anchor protein has product MQRHPFKPSHKVRNAIIIIIIFIAVVVIGFVIVGHQSDNKKATSSSKVSHSSSTSSSKKKTKKASTSSDTSNSTSAEESTSIISSSTSVAAAPSVASSEVSQVLSSATQDATQTPVQDNSNTSSVSGSSSSSSAASSSTTTFGNWSLATYNEVALGSATYDQIRATYGNPTYLTADQKYAYATWQSQSGAKVSIVFTPSGESNNVQLIASNKTQSGLQ; this is encoded by the coding sequence ATGCAACGTCATCCATTCAAACCATCACACAAAGTTCGCAATGCCATTATAATAATTATTATTTTTATTGCAGTAGTCGTGATAGGATTTGTAATTGTTGGTCACCAATCTGACAACAAAAAAGCAACTTCTTCAAGCAAAGTTTCCCATAGCTCATCAACTTCTTCAAGCAAAAAGAAGACAAAAAAAGCAAGTACCTCTTCAGATACATCAAACAGTACTTCAGCAGAAGAATCCACTTCAATTATAAGTTCTTCCACAAGCGTGGCTGCAGCTCCATCTGTTGCTAGTAGCGAAGTTTCCCAAGTCTTAAGCAGTGCTACCCAAGATGCAACGCAGACACCAGTACAAGATAACAGCAATACATCTAGTGTTAGCGGTAGTTCTTCCTCATCAAGTGCCGCTTCATCAAGTACAACTACATTTGGAAACTGGTCTTTGGCAACTTATAATGAAGTTGCCCTTGGTTCAGCCACTTATGACCAAATTCGTGCTACTTACGGTAACCCTACTTACTTAACTGCAGATCAAAAATATGCTTATGCTACTTGGCAAAGCCAAAGTGGTGCAAAAGTCTCTATCGTCTTTACACCTAGCGGTGAAAGCAATAACGTCCAACTCATTGCAAGTAACAAAACACAATCAGGTTTACAATAA
- a CDS encoding ribonuclease J, whose protein sequence is MTDLSIIPFGGVRENGKNMYAVTVNDEIFILDAGLKYPETDQLGVDVVVPDFEYLIKNTEKIAGVFLSHGHADAIGALPYFLQQVNVPIFGSELTIELAKLAIKEQPALKDYNDYHIINEKSEIDFGNVKVSFFNTTHSIPESLGIVIGTEYGQVVYTGDFKFDQTAESYYRTDIPRLVEVGQGKVLALLADAAGTEGGADSVNESKIGDYILETFRDNKKKRIIVAAVASNIQRIQQIIDATAATKRKLILSGNDIENVVRTAIKLKKLQLPLPERQLFVSLKNMKSLVAHETVILETGRMGEPIKHLNRMANGEDAHIKIGSDDLVFITTTPSTAMESVVAKTRDMIFKQGADVKQISTDMRSSGHASRNDLQMMLNIMQPVYFMPIQGEYRVMSAAKDAAEEVNLPEDHILMAMKGDQFKLIDGQFELKDSFTIGETLIDGSGIGDIGNVVLRDRRILSEDGVFVSVVTIDRKKRQVVSKPKLTSRGFVYVKANRDLMKEASDLTVKQIEDYLTNNKNFDWNELKAGVRDVLSRFLFEQTRRRPMVMPVVMEVNQNRRPNNHKTTATQSGAQANKRPAQKKLATPNSNKKKVRRPAKKNVQSKTTE, encoded by the coding sequence ATGACAGATTTAAGTATTATTCCCTTTGGCGGAGTCCGCGAAAATGGGAAAAACATGTATGCCGTTACAGTTAATGACGAAATTTTTATATTGGATGCAGGATTAAAGTATCCAGAAACAGACCAGCTTGGTGTAGATGTAGTTGTGCCGGATTTTGAATATTTGATTAAAAATACTGAAAAAATTGCTGGCGTTTTCTTGTCACATGGACACGCGGATGCAATTGGTGCTTTGCCGTATTTTTTGCAGCAAGTCAATGTACCGATTTTTGGATCCGAGCTAACAATTGAATTAGCTAAGCTAGCGATAAAAGAACAGCCGGCACTAAAAGATTATAATGATTACCACATTATTAATGAAAAAAGTGAGATTGACTTTGGTAATGTTAAAGTATCCTTCTTTAATACCACACACTCAATTCCAGAATCATTAGGGATTGTAATTGGTACGGAATATGGCCAAGTTGTGTATACTGGCGATTTTAAGTTTGATCAAACGGCAGAAAGTTACTATCGTACCGATATTCCTCGTTTAGTAGAAGTTGGTCAGGGAAAAGTATTGGCTTTGTTGGCTGATGCTGCTGGTACAGAGGGTGGAGCTGATTCAGTTAATGAATCAAAGATTGGCGATTATATATTAGAAACGTTCCGTGATAATAAAAAAAAGCGTATTATTGTAGCAGCCGTTGCTTCGAATATTCAAAGAATTCAGCAAATTATTGATGCCACTGCTGCGACAAAACGTAAGCTTATTTTATCCGGGAATGATATCGAAAATGTTGTAAGAACAGCCATCAAATTAAAAAAGTTGCAGTTACCTTTGCCAGAAAGGCAACTATTTGTCAGTTTAAAAAATATGAAGAGTTTAGTTGCCCATGAAACGGTTATTTTAGAAACAGGCCGCATGGGGGAACCAATTAAGCATTTGAACCGCATGGCAAATGGTGAAGACGCGCACATTAAGATTGGCTCAGATGATCTTGTGTTTATTACCACAACACCTTCTACAGCCATGGAAAGTGTTGTAGCAAAAACACGTGATATGATTTTCAAGCAAGGCGCTGATGTGAAGCAGATTAGTACTGATATGCGTTCTAGTGGTCATGCATCACGAAATGACTTACAAATGATGCTTAACATCATGCAACCAGTGTACTTTATGCCTATTCAAGGAGAGTATCGTGTGATGTCAGCAGCCAAAGATGCGGCTGAAGAGGTCAATTTACCTGAAGATCATATTCTGATGGCAATGAAGGGTGATCAATTTAAGTTAATTGACGGCCAATTTGAGTTAAAAGATTCATTTACTATTGGTGAAACGTTGATTGATGGCTCTGGTATTGGCGATATTGGTAACGTGGTCTTGCGTGATCGTCGTATCTTGTCTGAAGATGGTGTTTTTGTTTCTGTTGTGACAATTGATCGTAAGAAACGTCAGGTTGTATCAAAACCAAAGTTAACATCACGTGGATTTGTTTATGTTAAAGCAAATCGTGATTTAATGAAAGAAGCTTCTGATTTAACTGTTAAACAAATTGAAGATTATTTGACTAACAATAAAAACTTTGATTGGAATGAGCTAAAAGCCGGTGTTCGCGATGTATTGTCACGTTTCTTATTTGAGCAAACGAGACGTCGACCCATGGTTATGCCTGTAGTTATGGAGGTCAACCAAAATCGCAGACCAAATAACCATAAGACAACGGCAACACAATCTGGTGCTCAGGCAAACAAACGCCCAGCACAAAAGAAACTGGCAACACCTAATAGCAATAAAAAAAAGGTTCGCCGTCCAGCAAAAAAGAACGTACAAAGTAAAACTACTGAATAA
- a CDS encoding type I restriction endonuclease subunit R produces the protein MDENITPENQELIDRANIETKQKNWHDDAETLATLYEKMQTFKVNYRLVTALFMDEQYQLASSYADDFLLEYLDDESNFRMIVALAVQNQNFVYAQQLAVLWDDLDVVDEVLKEIRQAEERAQENMKATLDTIARQFYHMSDYDLLAQRDRYESARHLPVAQFVVGAKFLLVDPYALPIIRATLLEDLQKLQIDGIVKYRWLDDEIYEIQLSDVMPLTSSAVFEAAAATLESRLGQEDPIALEMLAHQMRIELTLLYPRVDIAITDIEEWVDSSIAHYYGRSKPDEPENQRQWHEKINALTESFFEN, from the coding sequence ATGGATGAAAATATAACACCAGAAAATCAAGAATTAATTGATCGAGCCAATATTGAGACAAAACAAAAAAATTGGCATGATGATGCTGAAACGTTAGCTACGCTCTATGAGAAGATGCAAACATTCAAAGTCAATTACCGTCTAGTAACGGCGTTATTTATGGATGAACAATATCAACTTGCATCATCTTATGCGGATGACTTTCTACTAGAATATTTAGATGATGAATCTAATTTTCGAATGATTGTAGCGCTTGCAGTTCAAAACCAAAATTTTGTTTATGCGCAACAATTGGCTGTGCTTTGGGATGATTTAGATGTCGTTGATGAAGTTCTAAAGGAAATTAGACAAGCTGAAGAACGGGCACAAGAGAATATGAAAGCAACACTCGATACCATTGCGCGTCAGTTTTATCATATGAGTGATTATGATTTGCTAGCGCAGCGTGATCGCTACGAATCTGCGCGACATTTACCAGTGGCGCAGTTTGTTGTTGGTGCTAAATTTCTTCTTGTGGATCCGTACGCGTTACCGATTATTCGCGCAACCTTATTAGAAGATTTGCAAAAACTGCAGATTGATGGGATAGTTAAGTACCGTTGGCTGGATGATGAAATTTATGAGATACAGCTTAGCGATGTAATGCCGTTAACTAGTTCAGCAGTTTTTGAAGCTGCAGCAGCAACACTTGAAAGCAGATTAGGACAAGAAGACCCCATTGCCTTAGAAATGTTAGCTCATCAAATGCGTATTGAGCTAACATTACTATACCCACGAGTTGATATTGCAATAACTGATATTGAAGAATGGGTTGATAGCAGTATCGCACATTATTATGGTCGATCTAAACCAGATGAGCCAGAAAATCAACGACAATGGCATGAAAAAATAAATGCGTTGACTGAAAGCTTTTTTGAAAATTAA